The nucleotide sequence GTTTGGCATGATCTACCCAAGGCGCATACCAGTCATAAACTTCATTCCAGGGAGCTCCATGCATGTTGTCTACGTACAAGAAATCTCGCATAAATCTCCAGCCGTCTCTGAATATCTGATGGAATTCTTCCCGGGGATCCACTTTGACCTGAATATCGGAAATGTTCAGGCTTCCGTCTGCCGGTTTTTTCTCGCCGGTATCCGTCCCTACAATGCCCCAGGTCCCTCCGCTTCGGTACAACATATTTTTCCGATCCTGTGAAACCACTCCATCATTGATGCTCTCCATAAACAAACTGCCTTTGCGTTCTTTAAGATCATATTTATGAAGACGGGTTCCTTCGTTAGGAACGGATTCCATATAAAAAACATCTCCTCCGGGACCGGGCATCAATCCTGTATAATTCCTTTCCGGGATATCAACAGCAAGAGTCCTTTCTGAAATTCCATCCAGATCGATCGTAACCGAAACCTCTTCTTTTTCATCAGATGATTCTTCCTCTTCTGAGCTTTCTTCATCGTCACTTTTTGGTAAAAGCGGTGAAGGCTCATCATCAGAAAGAACGATCATATACAAGGCACGGGTTACGGGCATATTGTATGAACTCATATCCAGCCAACCGGTGTTAAGGCCGTAATTGGTACTCGCTAAAAAGTACAGGTATTTACCATCTTCACTCCAAACGGGTGTAATGGCATCCGACATCCCATCCGTTAGCTGATGGGTTTCTCCGGACTCCACATTGTGTACTTTCACCGCTTTAAACTTATTTTCCAGTAATTTAACGTAAGCGATCCACTTACTGTCGGGCGACCAAACGGGATTCATTGTCCTGTTGGGATGTGCATATCCGTCGGTGTCTACTTTTTTGGCTTCACCATTGCTCACATTCACATACCACAAGTTATAGTCGGTATCTGTATAGGCGATGAATTTTCCATCGGGCGACCAATCGGGGCGAAAATAAAAAGTGGGATTGGGCAACTCGATCATTCTCGGGTCTTCCAGCCCAAATTGATCACCGATCATAAGCGTGTACTCTCCGCTGCGATCAGAAAACCAAGCTACCTGATCTCCATCGGGCGACCATACCGGATACCGCTCAGCACTGGCAGAAGAATTACTCAGGTTTCGCCAGGTTCCATTCTCTTTTGGAACCGTGATGATCTCACCTCGGAACTGGAAAACTGCTCTTTTCCCGGTTGGTGAAATAGCGGCATTATCGAGGCTGAACGCATTTGGTTCTTCCCATCTCGGGCGTGCCCAGTTCATATCGCCGGCAACATTGATCTCAAGCTGTTCGGTTTGCCCGTTCTCAGGATCCAGTAAATGGAGGTATCCGCCCTGTTCATATACGATCATGCCAAACCCGGCATCTACTGTTTTTGCATCAAAATCGGAATGAAAGGTCCACTGCTTTTCTTCACCTGTTTCAGGATTGAAGGACCAGATGTTATTCGCAAAATCACGTTCTGATAAATAAAAGACAGAACCGTCGTGCCAGACCGGGTCGGTATGACGCTCATTATCGGTTCGCGGTGTTTGAACCAGTTCATAATTTTCCAGATCCACAATCCAGATGGGCTGCGCTTGCCCGCCCCGGTAATTTCTCCACTCCGGATCCCAAAAAGTAATGGGATTATATGCCAGGTATTTGCCATCAGCCGACATTTCTCCTGAAGCCGCTCTTGGAATGGGCAACACTTCCGGCATTCCTCCAACCGTACTTACTTTCCAAATCCGGTTTAATTGGGTGGGGTGTCCATCGCGGGAAGATCGAAATAAGATCTCTCCTTCGGGTGTCCATCCCGTTACTACATCCGCACCGGGGTGCCAGGTAAGCCGTTCAGGAGAGCCACCTTCCGCAGGAATCACAAACACATCTGAATTTCCATCATACTGTCCGGTAAAAGCGATCATGCTGCCATCAGGTGAAAAGTGGGGACTGGATTCTCCTCCAATGTTGCTGGTTAGCCGAACTGCATCTCCGCCGGTTTTATCTACCTTCCAGAGATCATTGGCATGTACAAAAACAATGCTGGTTTCCGAGATGGTGGGTTCCCGAAGAAGTTGTGTGCCCTGTGCATAAATTTCAGCGTTAAGAGAGAAAAGGATAAGCGCAGTAAAAAAGTATCCAAATACGTGATTCATAATGTCCCGATTTAATTGATGTGCTTCGGGAATATAATGAATCAGGAAATATGAACAAGTGATATTGAGGAATCTTTACAAGTATTGAAAGTAGCTGAAAATATATCTTTAACGCTATTTAAGGCTTTTATAAAGAATAAATTTCTCATTTTGAGCAATCACCTCAACCGTCTTAAAGATCTTGTCCAGATGCGTTTTATAATTCAAATGCTGATTGGCAACACAAATAAACCGTCCGCCCGGTTTTAATACTTCCGCAACTTCCTGAAACAATTTAATGGAAACCTCAATATTTGTCTCATGCCCAAAATGAAACGGGGGGTTTGATGCAACCAAGTCAAAGGAATCTTTGGCTAAATTCTCAAGCGTATCATCCCAGTGATGGTAAGTGTTTTCAGAATCAAGGTTCAGCTTTGAAGATTCAATTGCCAGTACAGAATCATCCATCAAATGAATTTCCGCATCAGGGATTTTAAGCTGAAGAGCACGTGCTATCACTCCATTACCTGAAGCCATGTCCAACACCTTTTTATCCTCGAATTTCGGGTCAAGGTGTTCAATTAAAAACTGAGTAGCATAATCAATATTTCCCCCGGAAAACACTCCATAATATTGCTTCAGCTCTTCCCTATTCTCTTCATCAAAGGAATACAAAATAGAATTAAGCAGGACTTCGGGCGGTTTTTTTTTCTTCCTTTTAAGCACCAATACACGAGATTTTTTTCGGGCCCGACTTTGCTCAACATCTTCAAAAAAATCTCCGGCAATGGATAATATTTGGGGAGAAAAGTATTTCGTCATGAATGAACAAATTACAATTCCATCTTCAGTCAGTGATTCCGAAAGCTGATTTAGGTAAAACCTAAATAGATCGAGCGTTTTGGGAATATTTATAATTCCAATATCTACCTTCTCAGGTAGTGAGGAGAGAGGGGAAAATTGCCGGTCAGAATTCCAATGCAGATTATTAAGAACCATATTTTGTTCAATAGACTTCTGTTGACTTTTCCTCTCGATTGCAGTCAACGGCTCATACTTATTCAATACACAGCTCAGGAAGCCAAACCTGTCGTTATAAACAGCAATAGTTTTAGAGTTGAGACGCTCTTCTTCCAGCTTCAGCAGAACGTGTTCTTCTGCTGCACTCCAGGCCCTTAAGGATTTGTTGGTGGTTTTGGGATATCTGCTGAACTTATATTCAATATCCTTGTACTCAAATGACTTCAAGATCTACTCATCTAAAATAAGCTGGTCTGCTCTTTATCTTCTTTTTGAGCCTGCTCAATTTTTGGCTCGTCGGTTGGTGTAAAGGTTTTAAGCATTTCGGGCATAAAGCGTTTTTCGTAAATGCGCCGGGCAATTCCATGCAGGGCTTTCTCCCCTCGGGGCGGGATACGCAAAAAACCGCTGTCATCTTCATCCAAAAA is from Gracilimonas sp. and encodes:
- a CDS encoding S41 family peptidase; this translates as MNHVFGYFFTALILFSLNAEIYAQGTQLLREPTISETSIVFVHANDLWKVDKTGGDAVRLTSNIGGESSPHFSPDGSMIAFTGQYDGNSDVFVIPAEGGSPERLTWHPGADVVTGWTPEGEILFRSSRDGHPTQLNRIWKVSTVGGMPEVLPIPRAASGEMSADGKYLAYNPITFWDPEWRNYRGGQAQPIWIVDLENYELVQTPRTDNERHTDPVWHDGSVFYLSERDFANNIWSFNPETGEEKQWTFHSDFDAKTVDAGFGMIVYEQGGYLHLLDPENGQTEQLEINVAGDMNWARPRWEEPNAFSLDNAAISPTGKRAVFQFRGEIITVPKENGTWRNLSNSSASAERYPVWSPDGDQVAWFSDRSGEYTLMIGDQFGLEDPRMIELPNPTFYFRPDWSPDGKFIAYTDTDYNLWYVNVSNGEAKKVDTDGYAHPNRTMNPVWSPDSKWIAYVKLLENKFKAVKVHNVESGETHQLTDGMSDAITPVWSEDGKYLYFLASTNYGLNTGWLDMSSYNMPVTRALYMIVLSDDEPSPLLPKSDDEESSEEEESSDEKEEVSVTIDLDGISERTLAVDIPERNYTGLMPGPGGDVFYMESVPNEGTRLHKYDLKERKGSLFMESINDGVVSQDRKNMLYRSGGTWGIVGTDTGEKKPADGSLNISDIQVKVDPREEFHQIFRDGWRFMRDFLYVDNMHGAPWNEVYDWYAPWVDHAKHRSDLNYVLDIMSGEVAVGHSYVAGGDFPDLEDVQAGLLGADISLENGAYRIDKIYTGESWNPDLRAPLSGPGIDVSEGDYILAVNGKEINADENFFKPFEGTVNRQVQLLVNDRPDSDGARLVTVVPISSEYGLRTRDWVEGNRRMVDEMSDGQLAYVWVPNTGSGGYEYFNRYYFAQQDKLGAVIDERNNGGGSAADYMVDIMARELHGFFNSKAGDRKPFTTPGAGIWGPKVMVINERAGSGGDLLPFLFRKMEIGPLVGAKTWGGLVGTWDTPPFVDGGRFVAPRGGFYNLDGEWDVEGEGVTPDIEVMQTPKEVIEGHDPQLEAAIKEALRLLQNYEDPIIPTPEDPVRWKRPDRGEN
- a CDS encoding methyltransferase; this translates as MKSFEYKDIEYKFSRYPKTTNKSLRAWSAAEEHVLLKLEEERLNSKTIAVYNDRFGFLSCVLNKYEPLTAIERKSQQKSIEQNMVLNNLHWNSDRQFSPLSSLPEKVDIGIINIPKTLDLFRFYLNQLSESLTEDGIVICSFMTKYFSPQILSIAGDFFEDVEQSRARKKSRVLVLKRKKKKPPEVLLNSILYSFDEENREELKQYYGVFSGGNIDYATQFLIEHLDPKFEDKKVLDMASGNGVIARALQLKIPDAEIHLMDDSVLAIESSKLNLDSENTYHHWDDTLENLAKDSFDLVASNPPFHFGHETNIEVSIKLFQEVAEVLKPGGRFICVANQHLNYKTHLDKIFKTVEVIAQNEKFILYKSLK